One genomic region from Desulfovibrio porci encodes:
- a CDS encoding RlmE family RNA methyltransferase — MKEYRDHYFLKAKRENYPARSVYKLKELDAKFRLLKPGMRVLDLGAAPGSWSLGAAEKVGAKGLVLACDIQSTETAFPPQVLFMQEDVFQRSAAFEARLLELGPFDLVISDMAPRTTGTRFTDQARSLELAQEALTVACLHLKQGGNFVVKIFMGPDVQELLAPMRKAFGTVKSFKPKSSRAESKETFFTALGFRGGASASGTGDAGPALSPAFV; from the coding sequence ATGAAGGAATATCGCGACCATTACTTCCTCAAGGCCAAGCGGGAAAATTATCCGGCCCGCTCGGTCTACAAGCTGAAAGAGCTGGACGCCAAATTCCGCCTGCTCAAGCCGGGCATGCGCGTTCTGGATCTGGGGGCCGCTCCCGGTTCCTGGTCCTTGGGCGCGGCGGAAAAGGTGGGCGCCAAAGGCCTTGTCCTGGCTTGCGACATCCAGAGCACGGAGACGGCCTTTCCGCCCCAGGTGCTCTTCATGCAGGAGGACGTCTTTCAGCGTTCCGCCGCCTTTGAGGCCAGACTTCTTGAACTGGGCCCTTTTGACCTGGTCATCAGCGACATGGCTCCCCGCACCACGGGCACCCGCTTCACGGATCAGGCCCGTTCCCTGGAACTGGCTCAGGAAGCTCTGACCGTGGCCTGCCTGCATCTGAAGCAGGGCGGCAATTTCGTGGTCAAAATCTTTATGGGGCCGGATGTTCAGGAACTGCTCGCGCCCATGCGCAAGGCGTTCGGCACGGTCAAATCCTTCAAACCCAAGAGTTCGCGCGCCGAAAGCAAGGAGACGTTTTTCACGGCTCTGGGCTTTCGCGGCGGCGCGTCCGCAAGCGGGACCGGCGATGCCGGGCCCGCGCTGTCCCCGGCTTTTGTCTGA